In Triticum aestivum cultivar Chinese Spring chromosome 5B, IWGSC CS RefSeq v2.1, whole genome shotgun sequence, the following proteins share a genomic window:
- the LOC123116918 gene encoding probable glutathione S-transferase GSTU1 has translation MADVKLLNCFVSPFGNRVRIALAKKGVEYEETAENMLTKGPLLLSSNPVHAKVPVLLVDGKAVCESLVILEFIDEAFPGAQLLPADAYARANARFWAAYVDTKMPECAGKIWKVPKGAPAVEEGKKEMVGVFKTLEGELGEKPYFGGDALGYADVALVTFTPWFLTYERLGGFSIAEECPKLTAWAARCIGENECVAKSLPDAEAVYQFVGGMRKHFGLE, from the exons ATGGCGGACGTGAAGCTTCTCAACTGCTTCGTCAGTCCGTTCGGAAACAGGGTGCGCATCGCGCTGGCGAAGAAGGGCGTCGAGTACGAGGAGACGGCCGAGAACATGCTCACCAAGGGCCCGCTGCTGCTGTCGTCCAACCCCGTCCACGCCAAGGTCCCCGTCCTCCTTGTCGACGGCAAGGCCGTCTGCGAGTCCCTGGTCATCCTCGAGTTCATCGACGAGGCGTTCCCCGGCGCGCAGCTCCTCCCCGCCGACGCCTACGCGCGCGCCAACGCCCGCTTCTGGGCCGCCTACGTGGACACCAAG ATGCCGGAGTGCGCCGGGAAGATCTGGAAGGTGCCGAAGGGCGCGCCGGCcgtggaggaggggaagaaggagATGGTGGGCGTGTTCAAGACGCTGGAGGGTGAGCTCGGCGAGAAGCCCTActtcggcggcgacgcgctcgggtACGCGGACGTGGCGCTGGTGACCTTCACCCCGTGGTTCCTGACGTACGAGCGGCTCGGCGGGTTCAGCATCGCGGAGGAGTGCCCCAAGCTGACGGCCTGGGCGGCGCGGTGCATCGGGGAGAACGAGTGCGTGGCCAAGTCGCTGCCGGACGCCGAGGCTGTGTACCAGTTCGTGGGCGGCATGAGGAAGCACTTTGGCCTCGAGTAG